Proteins from one Streptomyces genisteinicus genomic window:
- a CDS encoding DUF1737 domain-containing protein, with translation MTTPPDGLPVYRVLTGPDDSAFCHRVSEALELGYRLHEGPAVTFDGQRVIVAQAVVWSGRTSG, from the coding sequence ATGACGACACCACCGGACGGACTGCCCGTCTACCGCGTCCTGACCGGCCCGGACGACTCGGCGTTCTGCCACCGGGTGAGCGAGGCACTGGAGCTGGGCTACCGGCTCCACGAGGGGCCGGCGGTCACCTTCGACGGGCAGCGGGTGATCGTGGCCCAGGCCGTCGTGTGGTCCGGACGGACATCCGGGTGA